In Musa acuminata AAA Group cultivar baxijiao chromosome BXJ2-8, Cavendish_Baxijiao_AAA, whole genome shotgun sequence, one genomic interval encodes:
- the LOC103993595 gene encoding zinc finger protein CONSTANS-LIKE 4 → MGVKQCELCDRPARMHCESDQASLCWECDAKVHGANFLVARHSRCLLCQSCQSPTPWRAEGARPGYAASTCERCAAGCATEGRKDGGADGGPGGVGVAEEDEGEMGGEEADEDEDEEAEEPEDDGVDEEGENQVVPWSMTPPPVSSSSSSEEEQEAGRRERGGGFLKRTRVNVNLPLSQEDVACSSSQPSYMTSDDATSRGRKRPNPLRADTDTPALGDVRFHGNQGGLSSSQPGIAEQSKKQQG, encoded by the exons ATGGGGGTGAAGCAGTGCGAGCTGTGCGATCGGCCGGCGAGGATGCACTGCGAGTCGGACCAAGCGAGCCTGTGCTGGGAGTGCGATGCCAAGGTGCACGGCGCCAACTTTCTGGTCGCGCGCCACTCCAGGTGCCTGCTCTGCCAGAGCTGCCAGTCGCCCACGCCGTGGCGGGCGGAGGGCGCCAGGCCGGGCTACGCCGCCTCCACCTGCGAACGGTGCGCCGCGGGGTGCGCGACCGAGGGCAGGAAGGATGGGGGTGCAGACGGAGGACCAGGTGGCGTTGGCGTGGCGGAGGAGGATGAGGGGGAAATGGGAGGAGAAGAGGCGGACGAGGACGAAGACGAGGAAGCAGAGGAACCGGAGGATGATGGCGTCGATGAGGAAGGGGAGAACCAGGTGGTGCCATGGTCGATGACGCCGCCCCCGGTGTCGAGCTCGTCGAGCAGCGAGGAGGAGCAGGAGGCGGGTCGGAGGGAGCGTGGCGGTGGCTTCTTGAAGCGGACGCGGGTGAATGTCAATCTCCCCCTTTCGCAG GAAGATGTCGCCTGTTCCTCGTCCCAACCGAGCTACATGACGTCGGACGACGCCACCTCCAGGGGCCGCAAGAGACCTAACCCTCTCCGCGCCGACACCGACACCCCCGCCCTCGGTGACGTACGCTTCCACGGCAACCAGGGAGGTCTGTCTTCCTCCCAGCCAG GCATTGCAGAACAATCCAAGAAACAACAGGGCTAA